From a region of the Alosa sapidissima isolate fAloSap1 chromosome 9, fAloSap1.pri, whole genome shotgun sequence genome:
- the LOC121718905 gene encoding gastrula zinc finger protein XlCGF26.1-like, giving the protein MDLGPPFSSGCAETQQVDLRVMVKEEEIKNEECGHVISCTDEDEKPFAHPRCSAEADDAESSVTDDETQQTTAEIEVKIEEEEQHEHLLESVSEHPHITQQKIHGQNDEINLQLKGRPHHCTVCRKSFTTLTKLKKHQKTHSIHNRRHKCIYCGKAFSQISTLKIHLLRHTGERHHGCDQCGKAFTHLSYLKAHMLIHTKVKPHKCIQCGKAFTQSSTLKSHLLIHTGEKHHECVQCGKAFTHNSTLKKHMFMHTGDKPHKCAQCGKAFARSSNLKSHMLIHTGEKPYKCDQCEKAFSHSSCLKRHMLIHTGGKPHQCVQCGKTFTQHTTLKNHMLMHTGEKSHKCAECGKAFPRKSTLKSHIHLHMGEKRHKCVQCGKAFSESSALKTHILIHTGEKHYKCVPCGKAFRHLSTLKTHMLIHTGEKPHKCVQCGKAFSQSSGLKSHLRIHTGEKPHECAQCGTTFTHLSTLKNHMLMHTGEKPHKCAQCGKAFTLSFNLNKHMRRHSEEKSHECSQ; this is encoded by the exons ATGGATCTCGGACCTCCATTTAGTTCTGGCTGTGCAGAAACGCAGCAGGTTGATCTGAGAGTGATGGTGAAAGAAGAAGAGATAAAGAACGAGGAATGTGGTCATGTGATTTCATGCACAGATGAAGATGAAAAGCCCTTTGCACATCCTCGCTGTAGCGCTGAAGCAGACGACGCAGAGTCCAGCGTTACTGACGATGAAACACAACAGACAACCGCGGAGATCGAAGTGAAGATAGAAGAAGAGGAACAACATGAACATCTGCTGGAAA GTGTATCTGAACATCCACATATAACGCAACAGAAGATCCATGGACAGAATGATGAAATCAACCTGCAACTCAAAGGAAGGCCGCACCACTGCACAGTCTGCAGGAAGAGTTTCACGACCCTCACTAAACTCAAGAAACACCAGAAGACGCATTCTATTCACAACAGGCgacataaatgtatttattgtggaaaagccttttcaCAAATTTCAACTCTTAAAATCCATTTACTAAGACACACTGGAGAGAGACATCATGGATGTGACcaatgtggaaaagcttttaccCACCTTTCATATCTTAAAGCCCACATGCTCATACATACTAAAgtgaagcctcataaatgtatccagtgtggaaaagcttttaccCAAAGTTCAACTCTCAAAAGCCATTtactaatacacactggagagaaacatcatgaatgtgtccagtgtggaaaagcttttaccCACAACTCAACTCTTAAAAAACACATGTTCATGCACACTGGAGacaagcctcataaatgtgcccagtgtggaaaagcttttgcaCGAAGTTCAAATCTTAAAAGCCACATGCTAATACATACTGGTGAGAAGCCTTATAAATGTGACCAGTGTGAAAAAGCTTTTTCACATAGTTCATGTCTTAAACGCCATATGCTAATTCACACTGGAGGGAAACCTCATCAATGTGTCCAATGTGGAAAAACctttacacaacacacaactcTTAAAAACCACATGCTCATGCACACGGGAGAGAAGTCTCATAAATGTGCcgagtgtggaaaagcttttccacGAAAATCAACTCTTAAAAGCCACATACACTTACATATGGGAGAGAAGCgtcataaatgtgtccagtgtggaaaagctttttcagaAAGTTCAGCTCTTAAAACCCATATACTAATACACACGGGAGAGAAACATTATAAATGTGTCccgtgtggaaaagcttttagaCACCTTTCAACtcttaaaacccacatgctcatacatactggagagaagcctcataaatgcgtccaatgtggaaaagctttttcacaaagttcaggtcttaaaagccatttacgaatacacactggagagaagcctcatgaatgtgcccagtgtggaacaACTTTTACACACCTCTCAACTCTTAAAAACCACATGCTCatgcacactggagagaagcctcataaatgtgcccagtgcGGAAAGGCTTTTACACTAAGTTTCAATCTTAATAAGCACATGCGAAGACACTCTGAAGAGAAGTCTCATGAATGTTCTCAGTGA